The Colias croceus chromosome 22, ilColCroc2.1 DNA window ctgatatagtgatctatcaaaccactggacgtatcgggctgaaatttagcatgcaggtagatgtcataacgtaggcgtctcCTAAGAAAgaatttcccgaaattcttgcgggaactgggaaaaacggggatgcacgtacaaagtcgtgggcggaagctagtttaaatataagttttataatattatgtaaatatttaccttttaataagaaatattgaTACCtacgtaaataatttaatctatggtaaaaatgaatgaaataaataaatgaattaaatgtaaatgtattttattcacaGGATCCATTCGATGAAGTTCTCATATTGAGGTtaaatacaaagaaaatagaaataatgaCGGCTCCACATAAAGAATTCAGCATTACGGTTATGCAGCATTCAAGgataaaatcaaaacaaaagaaaaatggaTAGTTTAATTACCTATTGTGCTAATAAGTCATTTTAAtctatagttttattaatgttaaacgatttttaatacctatagctataactttgtaataattaatcaaaactgagaaataaaatattaataaagatattcaAAGAACTTTTAATCCatcaaattattaaacatttttcgttcttaattttttttacctacctacttatttcaataattgtataggtaggtacttacattatttatctcaaaaactaatTATTTCGATAGATTTGATTAAGTCCAAGAACATACAGACCAAAGCTACACAGAGCACAGTCCAAGAACCTGTGCCAAGAACATACAGACCAAAGGTACACAGAGCAAATCGTCTTAATATAACAATGTGATAGTGAATAAAATTACACTTGAATTAGTacacctatattattttttaaaaacaaaatccttagcaatttatattttgccaTTTAATTTTCTATCCCTAGACGTCTGCCccgacttcgcccgtggtacatgtttacgtttacTCTCcctaagaaccatcctcgtacttcaaggaatattataaaaaaaattagcgaaattagtttatataatatgtaaagcAGTTCTCGAGTTTTGCCTAAGAGTTTTGCGCTTAGCATTTAGTCCTAGAGCATCTGTAACTTATCTGTGACATTTGAATTTTCTGTGGCTGTCACCAAGGCTGTGATTCCATTGGCTAGTTTCTCTCAAgcttagagtatatatactatctatagagtgcgaacaaccaagtgggaacagtaggcacaggtgggaacaacacgacgctcccgccgcgagcgctcgcagtcgtggttgagtgctcacgaagtgcgttgctctggattttttttcatatttacgaataaacatggtgaaatgtgcagttctatcttgcaaaaacgatactagaaaatacacaaaattggAATCCACTATTACatttcatcagtaagtcgattgttatacttatttttatgaaaataaatttagcaTCGCGGGGGTGAAGGGGAGGTgggaggcggacacgcgcaggctcGCTCGCGCGCTTCTCGCGCGCCTCACTACCgccacgtgatcgtagtgatgtgaactgaccaacgctgtacctactcgatataaagtttactagaagcactaaattttatcaaattattattttaactttaaaattattaaaactcttttaaaaatgtattataaataaatttgtggtgtgttttgtatgatacactttcttatattattatgaatgcgactgtattatagtacctatgtaatgttacgatatattttctgaatcgctaaattgattttgaagattttgatagtagaatggataaaattaaataaaaaaaatattaatattatttattatattatcattttaaattattaattattccttaatattttttaccatttttaaaacattattattattgtttgatttattacctatttaaaaagtactcacgtttttctgatattccaattaaacatatttttttaaagtacttataattaatacaagaaaatttcttatataatatttaatattcaaatggaataaacaaactttattcagttggtaaacaaatttaaaattacatatttatactttattcatatatttttcctttaataacttattgaacataaaatttacttatgatacatatttatttacataacttatcgatagttcaacacgcaattgatacctacccatccctattcgtcacacacacatctatatagtatctatagctcatctgcctACGATGCGCACTAtgcaatttgtgcaatacactcgctctatactattgtaatatatactctaagctCTCAAGTTTCTCTGTCTACGGCTGTCACtaatgaaattgaaatatcGATTCTGGCAACACCAATTGTCTGGTGGCGTCGATATAGTCTATGGTGGCGTCCACAGTGGCGTCAGGCGTCCGCGGTCCGATTCTGTCATCTGTGGTCATTGGCGATTGTTGAATGGTCATTGGCACAgagtacattatttttacgGGCATTGGATTTGACAACGCGTGTGTTTGTTTTTCCAAGCTTTATATATTCTCAATTGaagagtaaaataattaaaactaagcaTATTTTTACAATCAAGTAAAATGGGTGACAAGTACGATAAGAATGGCAGTGATTTCAAAAGGAATTCAAATCAAGGCCCTCAAGGAGATGAACACGAACAAGATGGCGAAGATACTTCAAAACTAAATGAAAAAGCCGGCGAATATATGCGAGAATTGTTGAGTgagaaaataaaacttaacaatTCTAAATTCCCTGTTTCAGCTAGACTTATTGACCAAGGTTTGTCCTATTCTATATTACGTTAATTCTTATAGAAACTTTGCGGCATTTTCGTGCCAAATGGCTTTATTTCtcttaacatttataaattaaatgctaTAGACTTGAAGTggatcattaaaataatatcgcTAGCCGACAACACTACGAAAACAGCTttcattattatgtaatacatatttttttagttgtaATGCTGTAGGTCATTGCACTCCATCTAACTGTACATATAgaactttttgtatttttattatgtccACGTGGTATTTACggctattttattaaaccccataggtaggtacttataaaatgatattaaacTATCAAGAAATACCATCATACTGTGAAGTTATTTAATCTTCTaattctaattattaattttgagtatatttttttcatggaAATATTGTTGTTAACGTTTAAATATCTTTACACTAAGTCCACTCAATTcctaaaacaaacaatcatgttatctatattaaaatgatCTAATTATAAAGATAAGAATAACTCAACTccgaaataaattatctactaACACTACACTTCTTTCGCAGAAGTAGTAAAGGTTCAAGCTTCCGGAAGAATCCCGAACAGAGATACCAAGTATCTCGATGTCTTCCGTGAGAAACCCATCAAGGTTACAGTCAAAGTGCTGGTGCCTATCAAGGAACACCCAAAGGTAATATTTCTTGGTtcataatttactagctttccatgTACAGCTTTGTTTGCTTAGTATAATTatcaacaaattattatgaattatttttatactaaaacctttctcttgaatctctatacctattaaataaaactgcatAGTAAcctattttgaaattttaaaaatctaagcATTAGGAAAGATTGGCAAGCGACTTTGCTTTTTGTAAAAACAATATGTACTtctagattattattatgaagtcTCCATAATTCAGAGTTATCAAGAATGACCcaaattttctttcttttgcATTGAATAATATTCAGAATAACATTTAGTTTCGTAATTTAAAGAAAACCTTGACGTATTAGAAATACATAAAGAATTATTTTGTTCTAGTTCAATTTTGTGGGCAAACTCCTTGGACCTAAGGGAAATACAATGAAACAGTTACAAGAAGAGACCATGTGCAAAATGGCTATTCTCGGCAGAGGATCCATGAGGGACAGGTAATAaacattcataattttaaaactataactaATGAATAAAACACTCGAGTTACATGCAGCTGTTAGAAACCATATATTTTTGGCATTACTTCAAAATTGGCAACGAAAACAAAGATAACATTTCTTAGAgaactttttgtttttcataGTCTTCTAATCAAATACAGTGTAAACTCTATATAACGACACTCCATTTAACGTCAAACTCCGTATAACGTCAAGATTTCTCGACTTTGGTTGGTTTATATTGTTgtctatacaataatacactCCATATAGCATCACGCTCACTCTAATTAACGACCACAATAAGACATTACCAACTACTAGGAAGTACTGACTAAGTTGCCGAAATCAATGAAAATGTAGTTGTGTACATTCTTTTTTACTGACATACCGAAGATTCTAAGAAATGCAgtagtttgtttgttgtgtGAATGTACTTACACATGTTCACCTCAACTACTTGGCTTTAGTTAGTTAcacgttaaataaaaaattctgcATACTGAAGAAGATGGACGATCTGCCAAAAAATTGAAGAAacctcaatatgaagaccttGATCAAGTGATGATAACATGGTTTCATAGGCaatgtcaaaataatattcctgTCTCGGGACCAATCATGCAATTTTCCCTTTCTTTCCATTTAACGACCACTCTCTATAACGTCGAAAAATGCACGGTCCCTTAAGTGACGTTATATAGAGTTTACACTGTAGTATATTATTCCAAGTTTCATAACGCACTAACCACTGTACTAAGCAGATTTTTTCCTATGTAGAATTATTAAGAAGGCCGTTTACAGTGCATTTAGATCAAACAAGCGAATGCTCATtttaaccccactatgtcaaattcttttGATGTATACAGGCATAGAGCTTTCTTTCGTTGTTAGTAGTGCATttgaaaagattctatgcaatgttctaatactgaacaacccTGAATACTAGTTTTCGTtcacactaaaagatcacgaaagaatgctcctGCTCTAGCTCCATGTTCGTTTGGTCTAAACGCACTGTTACATGTACGCGTTATTATTTTCACAGGCAAAAAGAGGAAGAGCTTCGCAACTCGCTCGAGCCGAAATACGCGCATCTAACCGACGAGTTACACGTAGAGATATCAGCACTAGCCCCTCCCGCGGAAGCGCACGCTAGAATCGCGTACGCACTAGCTGAAGTGAAGAAGTATTTGCTGCCGGACTCGCATGATATGATACGGCACAATCCAATGAGGGATATGATTGATAGAGGTATGTTTATAATGATGGTCTTGTGTATGTATCATTTTTAGGtaaggaaatgtatgtaataggAAAGTTGTAGTCGAAGTCTTATAACAAAAACTGCTGAATATGAACATTCCCGAAGGAATcgttaatatataataatcatatCTCGGGACAGAAGATTAGCCTCCTAATAAgctttttttaacattttgtttttttacccTTCATGCATATTCactttattttagttatttataatacacaaatatttacatCATTCACACTTACaccataattaaatttaaaaatttggcACAAAACATGTTCCTAATTATTGTTTGTGCCAAAATTTTTGAATCACTTGTGTTTGCATGAGCAAGTAAAGTGGTAGGTAAACTAAATAACcagatatttgaaaataacatGTTTACACATGCATGTTGTTCAAATACACTAATGCAGCAAAcagtaaaaatatctaaaccTATTCCACCACTATTATAGTCCAACAAGATGAgagacataataattaaacatggTAAAGCTTAACCCACTTATAAACAAGAAAAACAATCCATTCAAACTTACATAAGCAACTCAATTATCAACCCTCAACTAACGTCCCAAGTCCACTAATATTCGCTTCTCCAAGCACCAGGGGACAGAAAAGGCATGATTCACGCTAATCCATGCCGGAGCCggaaaataaatgaatcaaTCCATACAAATTTCAACGCCGTGCCCCATCAGAACCACGATCAGGCATAAATCACTTCATGCTAAAAGTATATGAGTATACTTTTTGTATGTGCGTAAATCAGCCTTAACATGGCCTGTTTGTCATCAGATACAGCAAGTAGACCCCCTCTGCTACAATTGCCGGGCTACAGTAAGGCAATTGTTTACAATGCGTGCACGGTCACAAAACGATCACTATCCTATCAAGATCCTGTGCAAGGTTCGGTTTGTGCTTTATTGAAAACGACACATATATAATACTCGACTGCGTGAATATTTAATGTCACATTGCATTGAATGGGCCCTCTTCACCGTGagcagcgttggcccaacaaatgatcgtcgataaacatcgtgattgcctctacttGCCCAACACTGCACATTGTGAAGAATGCCCATTATAAGTTTTGatactgtttattttaataatatggttTTGATCGAAACAAAAGCcttatgtgttttttttttatttgttttgtttttagttaAATACTCAGTGTTAGTCAAAATTAAGCAGAATCTAAATATTCTAGTCATCTCACGCAGTCGGGTAATAATCATTTATAACATTGAGtggttttaaatacaaaacatgTCTAACATTTTTGGTAGATTATACACTACTTGAAAGATTAATATGATACTGagcactataaaaaaaaggaaatcacactttttgtttaagttatgcatcataatattttaattttgctgCAATGGCGTACTTTTTACAGCGATTtaagataaaaacaaaagaacccgcaattatttatgttttttttttttcataataaacttgAAATCTGATAATAAACTAAACCAGTTAACTAGAGggataatataattagtatattAAGTGCTTTAGTGTAAATAATTGTGAACAGCCAATGTCGTCCACGTAATAGGTACACACGTAGGAAATACTAATTTCAAAACCCGATATGTAATTTACAACTTAAAAAATGTGACacacaaaacaataaatatatgcaAAATGCTCGTTAGattgcttttccaccaatacaCATTCTTCGCtacacatcctcgcacataattggtggaaaagcaccctaatAATTGCCGTAGCAACGAAGACACATTTTCGTTTCTTATGCACCAGCGCTCCATACACAACTAAACtctattttgataaataactcaggccctggaatcacagacacaatagaaaatctattgtatcgtggaccgatcgggccgctcggggctcaatcgGTTAACGAGCacatacaatttttgtttctttttctaACCAATCACTTCTATCCCAGCAACCACTTTGACAtgacgtgtgctcggcacacacgctttttctgtttatttattttttacaaccaGCCAGCACTATTTACTCgcgcaatatttttttttttttcattttccatttttttccaaccagcCAGCACTCTTCTCGCgccattatatattttttttttcgtttttccAACCAGCCAGTTCTATTacgctattttatttttttcgttttccAGGAGCTCCCCCACCGCCGATGCCGCGGCCGGCGCCGCCGCGCATGCCGCCCTCGCGGCCGATGCAACCGGCCAAGTCGAAGGTGTTCAGCATACTGGATAGGGCGCGTTCCGCTATGGAGACGAGCTCGTATGGGTACGACGATCCCTATGGGATGCCTGAGCCGCCGgtatgtatttgtttatagtttactagcttgcccgcggcttcgcccgctttgtcaaaaacctaataaattatctactaaaacctttctcttgaatctatctattaaaaaagcatacaaagggacataggaacagagaaagcgactttgttttatactatctaGTGATTAATTATGTggaatatattgtattgtattgcaTTAACAGACAACATTCAACACAAAATTCACATGAATTGCATAAGTATTAAttaactttgtttttatttaattttattggtttatAAAGGCAAGGCCACCTCGCGCGGCCGAACCGGACTACTACTACGAGCGCAACGCACCTGACCGTTTCTATGAGGAGGAGTACTATAAGGTATGTAGCGTTgacttaaacaaaaaaatatatagagtATTCACTTCAGAAAATGtcaaataactgcgttaaaaacaaccgacgtctaacttgcacttgcaacatttacaaatacagacaaaaatgggtcataaaataaaaaccactgggcctatccgaataaatttttatgggaccaattcgacaccatcccgcatcgaacaaaaaaatgaatcacgtaaatcggttcagaaacctcgttgtaatcggtgtacatacataaaaaataaacataccggccgaattgataacctcctccttttttgaagttggttaATTAACCGACGAATTTcttcgaattggtcccataaaaattttattcggataggcccagtagtttttattttatgacccattttgtctgtatttgtaaatgttgcaagtgcaagtttgaagtcggttgtttttaacgcagttatcacttgttaataCTTATCTGTCAAATGTCTCTATACATCAAATGTTGTATAGAGTATACTACATATTTACTGTGTTAACAGCCTTATTGTAATAAGTTCAACGAGATTGTATGCttgatatttgaataaatattttttacttttacttttacttaTCTTTATCAGGAGGAGCCACGCGAGTACAAGAACTCGTCGCGCGAGGTGGGCACGCGGCGGCCGGGCCCCGGGCCCGCGCCCGCGCGCCACTTCCCGCGCCCCGCGCCCTACCAGCGCCCCAAGTAGTGCGCGTACGTGCCGTGTGAGAACACTACACAgttaggccggttgcagagcttaaccgaccgtcagtgcgtacgtcagtcgcgcttttcatatgtatggaaattcataaaaccgttcatagctagaccgaccatacgcacgcgtattgtcatgcgcattagtgtcatagtcatacaattgttgatgcgtatcgtcaggaccgacggtacgcactgacggtcggtcaagctctgcaaccagccttacaCTCAAAAATTTGTGTGCACATTATATTCATCACTAGACATAACTCACTAATTGACCAGTACATAAATAACACACTAGAATACACATAAGTAAATAGAGTGACGAACGCGACATGTGAATAAGCACTTATAGGCTACGCGCCCCGCGCCCTATCAGCGCCCCAAGTAGTTCGCGTACGTGCCGTGTGAGAACACTACACAGTTACACTCGAAAATTACTGTGCATATAATATACATCTCTAGACATTACTCACTAATTGACCAGTACAGTAATCCAAAAgtgataatgcgcatagaaatcttcgtcacattattattaactgtcatattcccggAGCTTCTGAAGGCAATGCATTTccttcatgcataatttagtaaaatttgtttagtgaaatgaaatacattttggaaatacgacaattagcgaagatttgcatgcgcattattaattttggagtactgtacatACATAACACACTAGAATACACATAAGTAAGTAGAGTTACGAACGCGACATGTGCAAAAGCACCTATACTACTACATAATGCAAAACAGTACATAAAAATTTGTGTCACTTCGCACTTCTCGCGCCCCAAGTAGTGTGCGTAATACAGCTCTGGTGGATAATATACGACGTACACATACTtcgtattataaaatacataaatttaacattagaATACATTACATACTAACTCGAACgcacatatacatatatataaacatataatCACCTCacaaaaacatacatttaacATCATTcccataacaaaaataatcaaaccATAGTTTGagattaacttattttttatttactccaAACACATTTTCAATCCTGCTAACCTTATAACATACATACTGAATAAACAACTACCTCAAAAAcaccttaaaataatatagtcaCATATTTACAACTCTAGTAAAATAAGCCAGTCttgacatatattttttttttttattattattattttgctgtTCTTTCTTTCCTCTGTTTCATTTCAAACAATTTAATGCTTCTTTTTGCTCATGTAAAAAAAGCCAGtgtgttatttaataataaaatatttacaggcCCATTCTAAAGAAACGCTCACACTAAAAATGCCGAACGAAAAATGCAACTCGCCACaataaaggaaataaaatgaaCCACATAAAAAGAAGACAAATACAAAGGCAAAAATCGTGTGATAACAAAATTGCAGTttacacaaaaattataaaatcaaagctaaacaaaatattaattgaccATGAAGAATACTTTTTCAAAGTGactaatgtatttaaactcttatcgatagcgcatgacgcatttataattaataaaaaaattagacTTAAATCGTTCAATATTGaacaaaaatcttttaaatgtaATCGTAAAAGTATAGACTTTTAAACGTAATTTCAACATGTTttgatgataaaataaaaatatgatcacAATTAAgacaaatcataatattatgatggaCATTGCATTATTTTGAAACATGTTGAATAAAACCTAGATGTAATAATGATTCTTGTGTggaacttaataaataaatactctaAAATATGAGATATAtggatttttaatattaatttggaaCCTAATTTTCCCCATTACATAAAAagctaataatttttaaacattgattgaaattttaaagaattcgTAATATTGCATCATGATGAATAAACCAAGaatagtaattttaaatgccttttataaaatattttatatagagaATAAAATACTCTATAACTAGTATAGTAAATAATCATTCAACAATAGTAATATGGAAGTgttatatttcaatacaatatgaagaaagaattaatataatgtcctaagacaatacaatttttatactttttcaaatataatttatatatttcttataagtaattattattcttcaaCCAAAGATACAATTTGAATTATGAATTTCTCatttttacatgaaaaaaaacaatgcCCTTTGAACTTTCAAATGTAAGCTTTCGTTACAAGAACATAAAGGCAATGAcaaactttaatataaaaagaagataaaaaatcatataaaaatgaaaaataaatttactttacAGCAGCTCCAATGGGTTCAtcttaatttcaaataatttatatttaccctaataatacaatgaaaaaGGTAAGTGAcgcatatttttttcagatcaTCAGTATAATTACTTGTTTCCTCaataaaaaagatacaaaAACGATTGTCttcttatttttctttccTAAGAATCATTTGGAtttgcttataatattatgatatgtgTAACATTCACAGGGCCTCTCTaagttaaatttgaaataattgcCTACAATTCTATTGTATCGTACTTTTAGTAAAGTGCACGCCACGAAAGTCGTACCATCGGCCTCAGCGCctcaaataatgttttattgtttgtgatgagtatacttatttatttcaagcAAAAGTATATAAAGAGGACGAcagcaatattattttatgtataaagcTTTTCTATCAGATTTTAGCACccaatattaatttgtaactCATTGTGTGAATTGTCTAGGGCCTAGacaattattcataaaaatcattCATCATCTAATAAAAGCCTAGACAAGTCAATCTTGAGCCAAATgccatttttcatttttgtagTGTTCAGAGTTCAAACTAGTGGGCTGTGGGAGCAGTGTTGCCAACCCcaattttagaaaattagTAGATTATGTGCCAAAAGTTGGTAGAAGTTGGTAGAATGTAAAATGCAAAATTGGTAGATCTACCTCCTCAATTTAGAAGATTTTTTGAGGTTAAAAATGCATGAACTGatcttaaaatgttaattttttaaaattatacatatttttattaaaaagttttaaatgttCTGGCACTAGGCTGCCCATTGTTTGTTATAAATCTTTTAGTACGCAAAAATCCCTTTAGAGTATCCgtgcaaattttatttctctggaaggttttcatattattaataattgcagAAAACAATCTCACGTTTGCGCTACTATGTGGAAGTGTGAGTAATTTTCTCACGAATTCGCATAGCAGGGGAAACATTGGAGACTGGTCTCCTTTTTTAATGGACGAAACGTGCTGTCAGAAtccattatataaataaatacatgcaACACAGAACAAACAGCAATCAGCACCGTTAATACGtagttatttagttttaacaaCAAAACGACACAACACAGGAACAAATATTCAATTCACCATTGATTCCGCAACAAACCAACCAATCGGCGCCAATCGGTAATGGGCCATTGCCAAAAGACAGAAATTGGCGCGAACGAACCATGAACGAACGAACTGTTGCTGATTTTTTATGGTTTTTGGGGTTTTTGGCCTGGACTCTAGCTTGACGCATCGTCGCATGTTGCAACATATCGCAAAGTGGTGATATgtcaaacaatttaaaaagttgGTAGATTTTAGGTCTAGGGTGGTAGATAGGTAGACTGAAGTGAAAATAGGAAAATCTACCTAAAAATTGGTAGAGTTGGCAACACTGTGTGGGAGGATGGCAACTCGTAGGTAACCTTTTTCTACAATATGGTTGACAGCTACCTGtcaaatttttgttaatagcCTCGCCGGGGTCTTCTTTCGTGGCGATCACTATGATTGCGAGTTCaatgtttatatattaaaattctatCAATATTAACATGAAAGCATGCAAAAACCACTGAACGGATTTAATGACACTTTTAGCTAACACAAAAAAGATTTGGCTACTTGTTACCCcaacttaatataaaatagaataaaacaaactgtatttagtatataatatttaataaatacatgcttatccaataaaaaattaagcttaaatattattttactttaaataggCTGCATTTTGAGtgattaatacatttttttcaattatgaaatacaattttgaaaaCTATTGTTTGGTGCAAACCTCATTTAccgaaaacaatatttttgaacAAACTTTACTTATTGCTAAGTTTgccatatttttaattaacttttaattactGCATTTATACAAACAGATTAAAGACCTGCTAAAGAAACTGATTATAATGCTTCTtcgtcataaattatatataaactaaaacTTTTGCTTATATcctagtaaataaatgtagACTAGTCTGATGTATT harbors:
- the LOC123701674 gene encoding KH domain-containing, RNA-binding, signal transduction-associated protein 2-like isoform X1, whose translation is MGDKYDKNGSDFKRNSNQGPQGDEHEQDGEDTSKLNEKAGEYMRELLSEKIKLNNSKFPVSARLIDQEVVKVQASGRIPNRDTKYLDVFREKPIKVTVKVLVPIKEHPKFNFVGKLLGPKGNTMKQLQEETMCKMAILGRGSMRDRQKEEELRNSLEPKYAHLTDELHVEISALAPPAEAHARIAYALAEVKKYLLPDSHDMIRHNPMRDMIDRDTASRPPLLQLPGYSKAIVYNACTVTKRSLSYQDPVQGAPPPPMPRPAPPRMPPSRPMQPAKSKVFSILDRARSAMETSSYGYDDPYGMPEPPARPPRAAEPDYYYERNAPDRFYEEEYYKEEPREYKNSSREVGTRRPGPGPAPARHFPRPAPYQRPK
- the LOC123701674 gene encoding KH domain-containing, RNA-binding, signal transduction-associated protein 2-like isoform X2, translated to MGDKYDKNGSDFKRNSNQGPQGDEHEQDGEDTSKLNEKAGEYMRELLSEKIKLNNSKFPVSARLIDQEVVKVQASGRIPNRDTKYLDVFREKPIKVTVKVLVPIKEHPKFNFVGKLLGPKGNTMKQLQEETMCKMAILGRGSMRDRQKEEELRNSLEPKYAHLTDELHVEISALAPPAEAHARIAYALAEVKKYLLPDSHDMIRHNPMRDMIDRGAPPPPMPRPAPPRMPPSRPMQPAKSKVFSILDRARSAMETSSYGYDDPYGMPEPPARPPRAAEPDYYYERNAPDRFYEEEYYKEEPREYKNSSREVGTRRPGPGPAPARHFPRPAPYQRPK